The following nucleotide sequence is from Pseudomonas sp. S09G 359.
AGGTCGCGGCAATGGAAAACTCCAGGCCCAACTGGTCGAGGCCGGGAATGCTTTTGCCCAGCACGATGCCGGCCAAGGTAAACAGGTTCCAGGCGATGTAGAACGTCAGCCCGACACCCAGGGCGTACCAGCGGTTAAAGGTTTCGCGGTCGTAGTGGCTGACCAAGGCAAAAAATTCGTCGGTCAGCAGGAACCCCAGGCTCATGCGCCAGCGGGTCTTGAGTGGTGAAACAATCGGGCGCAAATGCATGCCATAGAGCAGATGCTGAGACGTCAGCAGCAAGGTAGTCAGCACGATGGATATCAGGCTGGCACCGCTTTTGACCATGCCGATGGCGACCAGTTGAGCCGCGCCGGCGAAGACGATGGCGGACAACCCCTGCGCCTGCAGCGGGGTGAATTGTGCATCGATGGCCATCGAACCGGCCAGCAGGCCCCAGGGTGCACAGGCCAGGGACAGGGGAATAACGGCGATCGCGCCGCGAGCGAAGGCATAATGAGGTAAGGCAGTAGGCATGGAGACGGCTCATCGACAGACAGTCGACAAGCATGCCAGCGCAACAGGGGGCTTGTCTTGAACGATCTTGCTCAGGCCAGGCGGACCGACACCTGCTCTACCGAGTCGCGCGCTTCGCGCAGTTCGTGGGCGTCCTGGTTGAGCCGGTGAATGGTGTTGAGCAAGCGTTGGCGCAGCACTTCATCGCCGAGTTTTTCGACGGCACGCATCAGGTCAAACGCGGCGGTTTCGTTATTTTCCGCGACGGAATCCAAGGTCTTGCGCAGGTTGCGAGTGGCACGGGTCACGCGGGTTCTTCCTTCATCAGCAATGGGCAGGCACTTTAGGACATTCGTGTTTCATTTTAATTTCAAACACTTGTGGCTGATTGAGGCGGAATTGATCCCGATCAAATGAAAAGCGGATTTGACCTACATATATGGATATACGTATATTCGAATTAACGAATATACAGGCCATGATCATGTCGGATCTTTTCTCCCCTCCCACCCTGTTCAAATGCCTGGCAGACGCCACCCGCGCGCGCTTGACGCTGCTGATCCTGCGCGAAGGCGAACTTTGTGTGTGCGAATTGATCCATGCCTTGGACGACAGCCAGCCGAAAATTTCCCGCCACCTCGCGCAACTGCGCAGTTGTGGGCTTCTGCTGGACCGTCGGCAGGGACAATGGATTTATTACCGCATCAACCCGGCACTGCCCGGCTGGGTCACCCAAGTGCTGGACACCACCTTGCAAGCCAACCAGCCCTGGTTGCAGAACGACGCACAGCGCCTGGATGCAATGGGCGACCGACCACAACGAGTCACTACCTGCTGCTGAACCCTCGGAGCGTTTATTCATGCTTGTCGCCATTGGCATTTTCATCTTCACCATCGTTCTGGTCATCTGGCAGCCCAAGGGCCTCGGCGTCGGCTGGAGCGCAACCATGGGCGCGATCCTGGCCCTGGCCTGCGGCGTGATCAGCCTGGCGGATATCCCGGTGGTGTGGCACATCATCTGGAACGCCACCGGCACCTTCGTCGCGCTGATCATCATCAGCCTACTGCTGGACGAAGCCGGGTTCTTCGCCTGGACCGCCCTGCATGTAGCCCGCTGGGGCCGTGGCCGTGGCCGGCGGTTGTTTGCCTATATGGTGCTGCTCGGCGCGTTGGTCTCGGCGCTGTTTGCCAATGACGGTGCCGCACTGATCCTCACGCCTATCGTGATGTCGATGCTGCTGGCCTTGCGCTTTTCGCCGGCGGCGACCCTCGCGTTCGTGATGGGCGCGGGGTTTATCGCCGACACGGCGAGCCTGCCGCTGGTGGTGTCGAACCTGGTGAATATCGTCTCGGCGGACTATTTCAAGATCGGTTTCAACGAGTACGCAGCGGTGATGGTGCCGGTGAATTTTGTCAGCGTGGCCGCCACCCTGGCGGTGTTGCTGTGGTTTTTCCGCCGCGATATTCCCCAGGCCTATGACCCGGCCGACCTGGCCGACCCCGCCAGCGCCATCCACGACCGCGCCACCTTCCGCGCCGGCTGGTGGGTGCTGGGCATCCTGCTGGTCGGCTGCTTTGCCCTGGAACCGCTGGGGATTCCCATCAGTGCGATCTCCGCGGTGTGCGCCGTGCTCCTGCTGGTGATCGCCGCCAAGGGCCACAAGATTTCCACGCGTAAAGTGCTGAAGGAAGCACCGTGGCAGATCGTGATTTTTTCCTTGGGCATGTACCTGGTGGTCTACGGCTTGCGCAACGCCGGCCTCACCACCTACCTGGCGACCTGGCTCGATACCTTTGCCCATTACGGCGTGTGGGGCGCAGCCATGGGCACCGGGGTGCTGACGGCGTTGCTGTCATCGGCCATGAACAACCTGCCGACCGTGCTGATCGGCGCGCTGTCCATCGAGTCCAGCCATGCCGTGGGCGTGGTCAAGGACGCGATGATCTACGCCAACGTGATCGGTAGCGACCTGGGCCCCAAAATCACCCCCATCGGCAGCCTGGCGACCTTGCTGTGGCTGCATATCCTGGCGCGCAAAGGCATCACCATCACCTGGGGCTACTACTTCAAGGTCGGGATTGTGCTGACCTTGCCGGTGCTGCTGATCACCCTTGCCGCCCTCGCCTTGCGCCTGAGTTTCTGACGGAGAATGCCAGTGAAAGTCCTGTTCATGTGTACCGCCAACAGCTGTCGGAGCATTTTGTCCGAGGCGCTGTTCAACCACTTGGCGCCGCCGGGGTTCGAGGCGATCAGCGCCGGCAGCGTCCCCAAGGGCCAGGTGCTGCCGCGCAGCCTGAGCACATTGCAGGCGGCGGGCATCAGCACCGAGGGCCTGTACAGCAAGGGTAATGAGGCCTTTGAAGGCAGCCCGCCGGACGTGGTCATCACCGTGTGCGACAAGGCTGCCAGCGAAGCTTGCCCGGTGTATTTCGGGCCGGCGCTGAAGGCCCATTGGGGGTTGGCGGACCCGTCCGATGTACAGGGAGATGATGCCCACATCGACGGCGCATTTCAGGCTACCCTGCAGATCATCGAGCGCCGCTGCCGGGCGTTTTTCGAGGTCCCCTTCGCCCGCTTGACTGCCATTGAAATCAAGGCCGAGCTTGATCGCATCGCCACCCTGTAACCGGAGCCGCTGATGAGCACGATGCAACACGCCTGGCTGGGCCACTACGAAATCAGCAGCACCACCTGCACCGGCCTGACCTTTGCCCGTCACAGCCATGACGAATGTGTGATCGGCGTGAACCTGGTCGGCGAAGAAAAAGTCTGGTTGGACCGCCGCGAATTCGAGGCCGGCCCGGGTTCTATCACCTTGTACAACCCTGGGCAGATCCAGGGCGGTGGCGCAGCAGATGGCGCGCCCTGGCAGTTCGTGAGCCTGTACATTACCGCAGAGCAATTGGCCGCTGACCTGGGGCTTACACACTTGGAGTTCGACCGTTCGCTGTGTTTTGCGCCAGACCTGGCCCGGCGCCTGGCGGCGACGGTGCGCGGCACATTGTGCGGCGATGCGCTGGGCCAGGGCTTGAGCGAAGACGCCTTGGTGCTGCTGTTGGCTGAGGTGGTCAGCCTTAGCGGCGTGCGCTTGCCCGATAGCACGGCAGCGGGCAAAAACCTCATCGGCCGCGCCCAGGAACTGCTCGCCGAGCACCTGTCTCGTTCACTGCCGCTGGAGCATCTTGGCGATGAGCTGGGGTTATCCAAGTTTCACCTGCTGCGCACCTTCCAGAAAGAGACCGGGCTCAGCCCCCGGCAATGGGCGATGCAATTGCGCACGCGGCGGGCCAAGGGCCTGTTGCGCAATGGCGTGGCGGCCAGCGAAGTTGCTCACGACCTCGGGTTTGCCGACCAGAGCCATCTCAACCGGCATTTCCGCGCGGCCTATGGCATCACGCCGGGGCGTTATCAAAGCGTGTTGAAACGCTGAACAGCGCAATCTGGTTCAAGACAGCACCTGCGCGTCGCCTCACACTGCTCGCCCTCTCTTGAAGGAACGCGGGCATGCTGACGATCTTTTTCTACGCGCTGGTATTCGGTTTTGTGTTTTGCCTCTCCCCCGGTGCCGTGCTGGCGGAGACCCTGCGCCGTGGCCTGCTGCATGGTTTCACCCCGGCCTTGCTGGTGCAGGTCGGCTCCCTGGTGGGCGACGCCGTGTGGGCGGTGATCGGCCTCACGGGCATCGCCCTGTTAATCCAGCATGACGCGGTGCGCGTGCCACTGACGCTCGTGTGCGCGCTGTACCTGGCGTGGCTGGGCGTGCGCAGCCTGATCGACGCCTGGCACCTGCCCGCGGCAGACAGCGCGCCGGCCAGATCCGGGCAGAATGCCTTGGCGGTAGGTGCAGCGATCTCCTTGGCCAACCCGAAGAACATTGTTTACTGGGGCGCGCTGGGCAGCGCCTTGTCCGGCATCGTCGGCGCCACACCCAGCCAGGGGCAGACGCTGATGTTTTTTGCAGGTTTTATGCTGGCATCGCTGTTGTCGTGTTTTCTGATTGCCGGCCTGGTCAACCTGTTGCGCAAGAATGCATCACCGCTGTGGCAGCGCGTCAGTTATGGCGCCTGCGGTGTGGTATTGCTTTATCTGGCTGTTCTGGCCGCCCGTGGAGTATGAAGTTATATACTCTGCAACTTGCCTCTTATCTGAATACACTCTGAACGCCGGTTATTTTAATTGATCATGCGTTGACATTTTGTAACTGGCTGAGTAGATTGCCCGTGCCCGCAACTGGGGCCTTTTTTAACCCTCACAAAAGAAGCCAATGGACACAGTATCTAGTCGCTGTCCGTGCACTGCGTTTGCAGGCATCGGGCGCCCAACCCAGAATAT
It contains:
- a CDS encoding metalloregulator ArsR/SmtB family transcription factor, whose protein sequence is MSDLFSPPTLFKCLADATRARLTLLILREGELCVCELIHALDDSQPKISRHLAQLRSCGLLLDRRQGQWIYYRINPALPGWVTQVLDTTLQANQPWLQNDAQRLDAMGDRPQRVTTCC
- a CDS encoding AraC family transcriptional regulator is translated as MSTMQHAWLGHYEISSTTCTGLTFARHSHDECVIGVNLVGEEKVWLDRREFEAGPGSITLYNPGQIQGGGAADGAPWQFVSLYITAEQLAADLGLTHLEFDRSLCFAPDLARRLAATVRGTLCGDALGQGLSEDALVLLLAEVVSLSGVRLPDSTAAGKNLIGRAQELLAEHLSRSLPLEHLGDELGLSKFHLLRTFQKETGLSPRQWAMQLRTRRAKGLLRNGVAASEVAHDLGFADQSHLNRHFRAAYGITPGRYQSVLKR
- a CDS encoding arsenate reductase ArsC: MKVLFMCTANSCRSILSEALFNHLAPPGFEAISAGSVPKGQVLPRSLSTLQAAGISTEGLYSKGNEAFEGSPPDVVITVCDKAASEACPVYFGPALKAHWGLADPSDVQGDDAHIDGAFQATLQIIERRCRAFFEVPFARLTAIEIKAELDRIATL
- a CDS encoding arsenic transporter encodes the protein MLVAIGIFIFTIVLVIWQPKGLGVGWSATMGAILALACGVISLADIPVVWHIIWNATGTFVALIIISLLLDEAGFFAWTALHVARWGRGRGRRLFAYMVLLGALVSALFANDGAALILTPIVMSMLLALRFSPAATLAFVMGAGFIADTASLPLVVSNLVNIVSADYFKIGFNEYAAVMVPVNFVSVAATLAVLLWFFRRDIPQAYDPADLADPASAIHDRATFRAGWWVLGILLVGCFALEPLGIPISAISAVCAVLLLVIAAKGHKISTRKVLKEAPWQIVIFSLGMYLVVYGLRNAGLTTYLATWLDTFAHYGVWGAAMGTGVLTALLSSAMNNLPTVLIGALSIESSHAVGVVKDAMIYANVIGSDLGPKITPIGSLATLLWLHILARKGITITWGYYFKVGIVLTLPVLLITLAALALRLSF
- a CDS encoding LysE family transporter, coding for MLTIFFYALVFGFVFCLSPGAVLAETLRRGLLHGFTPALLVQVGSLVGDAVWAVIGLTGIALLIQHDAVRVPLTLVCALYLAWLGVRSLIDAWHLPAADSAPARSGQNALAVGAAISLANPKNIVYWGALGSALSGIVGATPSQGQTLMFFAGFMLASLLSCFLIAGLVNLLRKNASPLWQRVSYGACGVVLLYLAVLAARGV
- a CDS encoding AzlC family ABC transporter permease — protein: MPTALPHYAFARGAIAVIPLSLACAPWGLLAGSMAIDAQFTPLQAQGLSAIVFAGAAQLVAIGMVKSGASLISIVLTTLLLTSQHLLYGMHLRPIVSPLKTRWRMSLGFLLTDEFFALVSHYDRETFNRWYALGVGLTFYIAWNLFTLAGIVLGKSIPGLDQLGLEFSIAATFIALITPVVRDVPTVVCVAVSLLFSVWLSFLHWESAVVVSGVLGMSAGFVCKRLGVGQR